In Oceanobacillus sp. FSL K6-2867, one DNA window encodes the following:
- a CDS encoding LarC family nickel insertion protein has protein sequence MKILYFDCFSGVSGDMTISSLVDAGGDPIHLERELKKLGMEDEYQLKWNKIVKNGIKSMKFDVVLLNEAEQHHHHEHAHAHNEAEQHHHHEHAHNEAEQHHHHEHAHNEAEQHHHHEHTHNEDGHHHHHNHAHDHDHHHAHHHRSYKDIVKLIKGAEFPEPVEETALKIFKKIGEAEGRIHGMPLEDVHFHEVGAVDSIIDIVGTAILLQQMEIDSVIAAPVPVGSGKIRIDHGVYPVPAPATLEILRGIPIAASELKAELTTPTGAAIIAVLAEEFGNMPTIKVDAIGYGAGTKTFPDHPNVLRTIIGERY, from the coding sequence ATGAAAATTCTATATTTTGATTGTTTTTCTGGCGTAAGTGGAGATATGACGATTTCATCATTAGTTGATGCAGGTGGTGATCCGATTCATTTAGAGAGAGAATTGAAAAAGCTAGGCATGGAAGATGAATATCAGTTAAAATGGAATAAGATCGTTAAAAACGGTATCAAAAGCATGAAGTTTGATGTCGTACTTTTAAATGAAGCTGAACAGCATCACCACCATGAACATGCACATGCACATAATGAAGCTGAACAGCATCACCACCATGAACATGCACATAATGAAGCTGAACAGCATCACCACCATGAACATGCACATAATGAAGCTGAACAGCATCACCACCATGAACACACACATAACGAAGATGGACACCACCATCATCATAATCACGCACATGATCATGATCACCATCATGCGCATCACCATCGTTCCTATAAAGATATTGTAAAACTGATTAAAGGAGCGGAGTTTCCAGAACCAGTAGAGGAAACGGCATTAAAGATTTTCAAAAAAATAGGTGAAGCAGAAGGACGGATTCATGGGATGCCACTAGAAGATGTCCATTTCCATGAAGTGGGTGCAGTAGATTCCATCATAGATATTGTTGGCACAGCTATTCTACTCCAGCAGATGGAAATTGATTCGGTGATAGCAGCTCCAGTTCCGGTTGGAAGTGGGAAAATACGTATTGATCATGGCGTATATCCAGTACCAGCACCAGCTACGTTAGAGATTTTACGTGGTATACCAATCGCTGCCAGCGAGCTGAAAGCAGAACTGACAACACCAACGGGAGCGGCGATAATTGCGGTTTTAGCAGAGGAATTTGGCAATATGCCGACAATCAAAGTGGATGCAATTGGATATGGAGCGGGAACCAAGACCTTCCCAGATCATCCGAATGTATTGCGAACCATTATTGGTGAGAGGTATTAA
- a CDS encoding gluconate:H+ symporter: MPLLIVGLGIVVLLILIMKFNLNTFISLVVVSFLIALALGMPVDQIVKTIEAGMGGTLGGIALVFGLGAILGKLIADAGGAQRIAMTLIDKFGEKRIQWAVVAAGFILGIALFFEVGLVLLIPIVYQISKQINKSFLWLGLPMTTALSVTHAFLPPHPGPTVIAQEYGANVGMVLVYGFIIAIPTVIIAGPLFTKIARKYAPSAFEKTPTGSMASIGDAKQFKLEDTPSFAISAFTALFPVILMAISTIVSLLRDSETDNAFFDFVAMIGSPSTVMLISVLLAVYTMGVARKIPMKDLMKSAENSVAAIGMMLLILGAGGSLKQVLIDGGVGDYVAQIFEGSTISPLILAWLIAALIRLAQGSATVAALTTAGLVLPMMVGTDVNVELMVLATGAGSIIASHVNDTGFWIVKESFGLTMKETFATWTVLETLISVCGLVFVLALSMFV; the protein is encoded by the coding sequence ATGCCATTATTAATTGTTGGACTGGGTATTGTTGTATTGCTCATCTTAATTATGAAGTTTAATTTGAATACGTTTATTTCATTAGTTGTTGTGTCATTCTTAATCGCATTGGCACTAGGTATGCCAGTCGACCAAATCGTTAAAACGATTGAAGCCGGAATGGGAGGTACACTGGGTGGTATTGCATTAGTATTTGGCCTTGGAGCAATTCTTGGAAAATTGATTGCAGATGCAGGCGGTGCCCAGCGTATCGCAATGACGTTAATTGATAAATTTGGAGAGAAGCGAATTCAATGGGCTGTTGTAGCAGCTGGATTCATTCTTGGTATTGCATTATTTTTCGAAGTTGGTCTAGTATTATTAATTCCAATTGTTTATCAGATTTCTAAACAAATTAATAAATCATTCCTTTGGTTAGGCTTGCCAATGACGACAGCTCTATCTGTTACACATGCGTTCTTGCCGCCACATCCGGGCCCAACGGTTATTGCCCAAGAATATGGTGCAAACGTAGGGATGGTATTGGTTTATGGATTTATCATTGCTATTCCGACTGTTATTATCGCAGGTCCGCTATTTACAAAAATCGCAAGGAAATACGCGCCATCAGCATTTGAGAAAACGCCTACAGGCAGTATGGCTTCAATTGGTGATGCCAAACAATTTAAATTAGAAGATACACCAAGCTTTGCGATTAGTGCGTTTACAGCATTATTCCCAGTTATTCTGATGGCGATCTCAACAATCGTATCGTTATTAAGAGACTCAGAAACAGATAATGCTTTCTTTGATTTTGTTGCAATGATAGGTTCGCCTAGTACAGTTATGCTTATTTCCGTTTTGCTTGCTGTATACACAATGGGTGTAGCAAGAAAGATTCCAATGAAAGACTTGATGAAGTCTGCCGAGAACTCAGTTGCGGCTATTGGTATGATGTTATTAATCCTTGGTGCCGGAGGCTCTCTAAAGCAAGTATTAATTGATGGCGGTGTAGGTGATTATGTTGCACAAATCTTTGAAGGAAGTACAATCTCACCATTAATTCTAGCTTGGCTGATTGCTGCCTTAATCAGGCTTGCACAAGGTTCTGCTACTGTTGCTGCATTGACAACGGCAGGTCTTGTTCTGCCGATGATGGTGGGTACAGATGTAAACGTAGAGCTAATGGTGCTCGCAACTGGTGCTGGCAGTATTATTGCCTCTCACGTAAACGATACTGGATTCTGGATTGTGAAGGAATCCTTTGGTTTAACGATGAAAGAAACATTTGCAACATGGACAGTGCTTGAGACATTAATCTCTGTCTGTGGTTTGGTATTCGTGTTAGCGTTGAGTATGTTTGTTTAA
- a CDS encoding gluconokinase has translation MKRKLVIGLDIGTTSAKAVVFDMKGKLIAEAEEMIETYYPQADWAEQNPKEVEAACLAAMKQVVKRANADQDELLATGISCAMHSLICINEHLEPLSNMLIWSDGRSSKQAETLMQSEQGKEIYARTGTPIHPMTPLMKLLWMRENNYEPYEKAAYFMTMKEYLLQKWFGTSAIDYAMASSTGLMNVKDLDWDSTALAAAGIKREQLSAIVAPTETFTTIDAQIAAEIGIAPDHPFVIGAADGQLANLGSGATAPGEVNISVGTSGAIRQFVQGAPVNEVMETFTYAFSEERSIIGGPTNNGGIALQWFKDIIEFKGTHDQLLEGAKDIEPGAEGIIFLPYVNGERAPLWNQKAKGNFFGLCMGHKKEHMTRAVLEGIAFNIYQISQSLEKMAGESKKISVNGGLSKSELWVQILADIFGSDIHISDTHHNAAWGAAWTALVAIGEAASFDDIKENMPAEKVIHTNKDNHEIYLKIFEKYEKMVSDLMVYFT, from the coding sequence TTGAAAAGAAAATTAGTAATTGGACTGGATATTGGGACGACAAGCGCAAAAGCTGTCGTCTTTGATATGAAGGGGAAATTAATTGCAGAAGCAGAAGAAATGATTGAAACGTATTACCCGCAAGCAGATTGGGCAGAACAGAATCCGAAAGAAGTAGAAGCTGCTTGTTTAGCGGCGATGAAGCAGGTTGTAAAAAGAGCGAATGCTGATCAGGATGAGTTGCTCGCAACGGGAATTTCTTGTGCAATGCATTCGCTTATTTGCATAAACGAGCATCTTGAACCATTATCCAACATGCTTATTTGGTCGGATGGTAGAAGCAGCAAACAAGCAGAAACGCTTATGCAGTCCGAACAAGGAAAAGAAATCTACGCTCGGACTGGAACACCGATTCATCCAATGACACCATTGATGAAACTGTTATGGATGCGTGAAAATAACTACGAGCCTTATGAAAAGGCAGCATACTTCATGACAATGAAGGAATATTTATTGCAAAAATGGTTTGGTACAAGCGCCATCGATTATGCAATGGCATCTTCTACTGGTTTAATGAATGTAAAGGATTTAGATTGGGATAGCACTGCTTTAGCTGCAGCTGGCATTAAACGTGAACAGCTTTCAGCAATTGTAGCCCCAACAGAAACCTTCACAACAATTGATGCACAAATTGCAGCTGAAATCGGAATCGCGCCAGACCATCCATTTGTGATTGGAGCGGCTGATGGACAATTGGCTAATCTTGGAAGTGGCGCAACTGCACCAGGTGAAGTAAATATTTCAGTTGGTACGAGTGGTGCGATTCGACAGTTTGTACAAGGTGCGCCAGTAAATGAAGTAATGGAAACATTTACGTATGCTTTTTCAGAGGAGCGTTCGATTATTGGCGGGCCAACGAATAATGGTGGAATTGCGCTGCAATGGTTTAAGGATATCATTGAATTTAAGGGAACACATGATCAGTTGCTTGAAGGTGCAAAAGATATAGAACCAGGAGCAGAGGGGATTATTTTCCTCCCTTATGTAAATGGAGAGCGTGCCCCACTTTGGAACCAAAAGGCAAAAGGAAACTTCTTCGGGCTGTGCATGGGGCATAAAAAGGAACATATGACACGTGCTGTATTAGAAGGAATTGCTTTCAATATTTATCAAATCAGTCAATCATTAGAGAAGATGGCAGGCGAATCGAAAAAAATCAGTGTGAATGGTGGACTATCCAAATCCGAGCTTTGGGTACAAATTCTTGCTGATATTTTCGGCAGTGACATCCATATTTCCGATACACATCATAACGCTGCATGGGGAGCTGCATGGACAGCTTTAGTAGCTATTGGTGAAGCAGCAAGCTTTGATGATATTAAAGAGAATATGCCTGCAGAGAAAGTAATCCATACAAACAAAGATAATCATGAGATTTACTTAAAAATCTTTGAAAAATATGAGAAAATGGTTAGTGACTTAATGGTGTATTTTACTTAA
- the mgsA gene encoding methylglyoxal synthase has protein sequence MKIALIAHDKKKTDMVQFTQAYKHSLEKHELYATGTTGLRIAESTGLEVHRFQSGPLGGDQQIGAMIAENKMDMVIFFRDPLTAQPHEPDVSALMRLCDVYAVPLATNMGSAEVFIHGLERGDLQWREIIAAKRSD, from the coding sequence ATGAAAATTGCATTGATTGCTCATGACAAAAAGAAAACAGATATGGTTCAGTTTACACAAGCCTATAAACATAGTCTTGAAAAACATGAGCTTTATGCAACTGGTACGACAGGATTAAGAATCGCCGAGAGCACAGGACTAGAGGTTCACCGATTTCAGTCAGGACCACTTGGTGGAGACCAGCAAATCGGTGCAATGATTGCGGAGAATAAAATGGATATGGTTATTTTCTTTCGCGATCCACTTACTGCTCAACCACATGAGCCAGATGTTTCAGCACTAATGCGTCTCTGTGATGTATACGCTGTTCCGCTAGCAACCAATATGGGAAGTGCTGAAGTATTCATTCATGGTCTAGAGCGGGGAGATTTACAATGGCGTGAGATTATTGCTGCCAAACGGAGTGATTAA
- a CDS encoding ROK family protein codes for MVTGDGAYIKKINRSIILQKIIEHGFVSRAELSKITGLNKATISVQVVDLLDEKLVCETQQEHNAVGRRPIMLSINGDAGYVLGIDLDYMEIQYRISDLQGKEIETNTVKLGTENYEEIVNILIKQIKKYKQKYANCHYGLVQTIIGVHGTVNNDQSILFVPRYQWRNKNLKSDIESELDVNISIENTANLSVYAERVYKHHHSNNLLAIVLSSGIGAGIMNNGNLVKGNDGYAGEIGHMIISPFGKACKCGNHGCWELYAAEPAVFSSLAEKLDRPNLTHKDLKQLIAEKDPTTCEEMKTFISYVSIGLNNMINSYNPETIVLNSELLYLFPNAIDEIEKNLQSSVSVYRQIVLSDLGRNAIVLGACALGIQNFLEVQEVTFKSGD; via the coding sequence ATGGTTACAGGCGATGGAGCTTACATCAAAAAAATAAACAGAAGCATCATTTTGCAAAAAATAATTGAACACGGTTTCGTATCCAGGGCAGAGCTTTCCAAGATTACTGGGCTGAATAAAGCAACAATTTCTGTTCAGGTTGTTGATTTACTGGATGAAAAGCTTGTGTGTGAAACACAGCAGGAACATAATGCTGTTGGGAGAAGGCCAATTATGCTTTCCATTAACGGGGACGCTGGTTATGTACTTGGAATTGACCTTGACTATATGGAAATCCAATACCGAATATCCGACCTTCAAGGGAAGGAAATCGAAACAAATACAGTAAAACTTGGCACAGAAAACTACGAAGAAATAGTAAACATTTTAATCAAACAGATTAAAAAATACAAGCAAAAATATGCCAACTGTCATTATGGATTGGTCCAGACTATAATAGGAGTTCATGGCACCGTAAACAATGATCAATCTATTCTTTTTGTTCCGAGATATCAATGGCGAAATAAAAATTTAAAATCAGATATAGAAAGTGAATTAGATGTCAATATTTCAATTGAAAATACTGCGAATCTCTCCGTTTATGCTGAAAGAGTGTACAAGCATCATCACAGCAATAATTTATTAGCCATTGTCCTTAGTTCTGGTATCGGTGCTGGAATCATGAACAATGGCAACCTTGTTAAAGGAAATGATGGTTATGCAGGAGAAATTGGACATATGATTATTTCTCCTTTTGGAAAGGCCTGCAAATGTGGCAATCATGGCTGTTGGGAGCTTTATGCAGCAGAACCGGCCGTGTTTTCAAGTCTCGCTGAAAAGCTTGACCGTCCAAACTTAACCCACAAGGATCTAAAACAGTTAATCGCAGAAAAGGATCCTACTACATGTGAGGAGATGAAAACATTTATCAGCTATGTTTCCATCGGACTTAATAACATGATTAATTCCTATAACCCAGAAACTATAGTGCTTAACAGTGAGCTATTGTATTTATTCCCGAATGCCATTGATGAAATTGAAAAAAATCTCCAATCTTCTGTAAGTGTTTATCGCCAAATTGTACTGTCTGACTTAGGCAGAAATGCAATTGTCCTAGGTGCATGTGCACTTGGCATTCAAAATTTCCTTGAAGTACAAGAAGTAACCTTTAAGAGCGGCGATTAA
- the larB gene encoding nickel pincer cofactor biosynthesis protein LarB — protein MMDEILKQLQDGTISIEQAKEQLSPYENLGFAKVDHHRPKRQGFPEVIYGEGKTVEQITAIIHAIKAKGNNVLVTRVAKEKAGAILEVHPELHYDETAALIYWKREVSPANRDQGYIAVVCAGTSDLRVAEEAAITAEVMGSNVRRIYDVGVAGIHRLLDNLEAIQQATVTIVVAGMEGALPSVVGGLVSNPLIAVPTSIGYGANFHGLSALLSMLNSCSSGVSVVNIDNGFGGAYNAVLIDRLANKA, from the coding sequence GTGATGGATGAAATTTTAAAACAACTACAAGATGGAACAATCAGTATCGAACAAGCTAAGGAACAACTTTCTCCATACGAAAACCTGGGTTTTGCTAAGGTTGATCATCATCGTCCGAAGAGGCAGGGTTTTCCGGAAGTAATTTATGGAGAAGGAAAGACTGTAGAACAGATTACAGCAATTATTCACGCCATCAAAGCAAAGGGTAATAATGTACTTGTTACGAGAGTGGCAAAGGAAAAAGCGGGTGCAATTTTAGAGGTGCATCCAGAACTTCATTATGATGAAACTGCAGCGTTAATTTATTGGAAACGTGAAGTATCACCTGCCAACCGAGACCAAGGATACATTGCTGTTGTCTGTGCAGGGACATCCGACTTAAGGGTGGCAGAAGAGGCTGCAATAACAGCTGAAGTGATGGGAAGCAATGTCAGACGTATTTATGATGTAGGAGTTGCGGGAATCCATCGCCTGCTAGATAATTTAGAAGCGATTCAGCAAGCAACTGTAACCATTGTAGTAGCTGGGATGGAGGGCGCGCTTCCAAGTGTTGTCGGAGGTCTTGTTTCTAATCCATTAATTGCTGTTCCAACGAGCATTGGTTATGGAGCTAATTTCCATGGGCTCTCTGCATTGCTTTCCATGTTAAATAGCTGTTCATCCGGCGTAAGTGTTGTCAATATTGATAATGGTTTTGGTGGTGCATATAATGCAGTGCTGATTGATCGTTTAGCGAATAAAGCTTAA
- the larC gene encoding nickel insertion protein, with the protein MNSYRPPNKEHIDNHMMKMEVNLDDISGEWLGYVMDMLFNAGANDVFYTPIYMKKNRPGVLLQLLCREEAIEEMKEILLRETTTLGIRYYPLTVHRMERVFTKVDTQWGTVTVKQGIRNGEVFQSSPEYEECRQIAEDHSIPLKRVYEEVWSQLQTRD; encoded by the coding sequence ATGAATTCCTATCGGCCTCCAAATAAAGAGCATATTGATAATCATATGATGAAAATGGAAGTTAATTTAGATGATATTTCAGGTGAATGGCTAGGATATGTGATGGATATGCTCTTTAATGCTGGTGCAAATGATGTGTTTTACACACCCATTTACATGAAAAAAAATCGACCAGGCGTATTATTGCAACTGCTTTGCCGCGAAGAGGCAATTGAAGAGATGAAGGAAATATTACTGCGGGAAACAACAACACTTGGTATTCGTTATTACCCATTAACCGTCCATCGAATGGAACGTGTCTTTACGAAAGTAGATACACAGTGGGGAACTGTTACGGTAAAACAAGGAATTCGGAATGGCGAAGTATTTCAAAGCTCCCCAGAATACGAAGAGTGCAGACAGATTGCAGAAGACCATTCTATTCCACTAAAGCGAGTTTATGAGGAAGTTTGGAGTCAACTGCAAACAAGGGATTGA
- a CDS encoding lactate racemase domain-containing protein, protein MGILQELLQDIPVPKLAKVKQTFDRTKEEDVVGTLQAQLEKVKDTVKPGMEIAIAVGSRGVDRLVDLTAVTVKFLQDLGAKPFIVPSMGSHGGATAEGQKAVLEHLGVTEEAVNAEIRSSMEVVKIGELPNGLPVYIDKLASQADGIVVVNRVKPHTAFRGPVESGIMKMISIGLGKQKGAEACHQLGFKHMAEHVPAMARMTMEKMPIVFAVATVENPFDKVAKVEVLRPENIEARETELQKLSKQLLPKLFFDEIDVLIIDEIGKNISGDGMDPNITGRYPTPYAHGGPDVSKMVVLDVTPQSEGNANGVGTADFTTERLVNKMDKHGTYANGLTSTVVGPTHISTTLPNDKMAIQSAIKTCNILDFTKVKLVRIKNTLEISEIEVSEAFLEHVKEHKNLEQISDLYKFGFDKEGNLF, encoded by the coding sequence ATGGGCATTTTACAGGAGCTGCTACAGGATATTCCTGTACCGAAATTGGCAAAAGTAAAGCAAACGTTTGACCGTACAAAAGAAGAAGATGTTGTTGGAACATTACAGGCACAGTTAGAAAAGGTTAAGGACACAGTTAAACCGGGCATGGAGATCGCTATTGCAGTTGGTAGCCGCGGGGTGGATCGACTTGTTGATTTAACTGCAGTAACAGTTAAGTTTCTGCAAGATTTGGGAGCAAAACCTTTTATTGTTCCATCCATGGGTAGTCATGGAGGTGCGACAGCGGAAGGGCAAAAGGCAGTACTAGAGCATTTAGGCGTTACAGAAGAAGCGGTAAATGCAGAAATTCGTTCTTCCATGGAAGTAGTAAAAATTGGTGAGCTTCCGAACGGCTTACCGGTGTACATTGATAAACTTGCATCACAAGCCGATGGCATCGTAGTCGTTAATCGCGTTAAGCCACATACAGCATTTCGTGGGCCAGTAGAAAGCGGCATCATGAAAATGATCAGTATTGGTCTTGGGAAACAAAAAGGTGCTGAAGCATGTCACCAGTTGGGCTTTAAGCATATGGCTGAGCATGTTCCTGCAATGGCTAGAATGACGATGGAAAAAATGCCAATCGTATTCGCTGTAGCAACCGTTGAAAATCCCTTCGATAAAGTTGCAAAAGTAGAGGTGCTTCGTCCAGAGAACATTGAAGCAAGAGAAACAGAGCTGCAAAAGCTTTCCAAACAGCTGCTGCCGAAGCTTTTCTTTGATGAAATCGATGTGCTCATTATTGATGAGATTGGTAAAAACATAAGTGGGGACGGAATGGACCCAAATATTACTGGCAGATATCCGACGCCATATGCTCATGGTGGCCCAGATGTATCCAAAATGGTCGTTCTAGATGTAACACCACAATCAGAAGGAAACGCTAATGGGGTAGGTACAGCAGATTTTACAACCGAGCGACTAGTAAACAAGATGGATAAGCATGGAACATATGCAAATGGATTAACTTCTACAGTTGTTGGACCAACACATATTTCAACAACATTGCCAAATGATAAAATGGCAATTCAGTCTGCTATTAAAACATGTAATATTCTTGATTTTACAAAGGTGAAATTAGTTAGAATCAAAAATACGTTAGAAATAAGTGAAATCGAAGTATCTGAAGCATTCCTTGAACATGTGAAGGAGCATAAGAATTTGGAACAGATTTCAGATTTGTACAAATTTGGTTTTGATAAAGAAGGCAACTTATTTTAA
- a CDS encoding zinc-binding alcohol dehydrogenase family protein codes for MKAIRIPEAHTIEILNIPVPELEKENEVKVKIKRVGICGSDMHIYHGTNPLATYPRIVGHEVTGEIVEVGSVVSKVLVGDHVVIEPITYCGECYACKSGRPNVCKEVSVFGVHEDGGMREFVVLEDRQVHKVDSKIDWDEAVMAEPYTIGAQATWRGNVEEGQTVFIQGAGPIGITVLKLAKLRGATVIISDFTNERLAFAKENGADYTINPSEVDVSDQINEITNGEGANVVIDAVGVPQTFELAVEVASPAGNVVTLGFNATPSSIAMMHITKKELTISGSRLQTNQFAKVVELINSKKLTHNGLVTHRFHVDQVKEAFAFVEKNPDKVRKAVIEFE; via the coding sequence ATGAAAGCGATTAGAATTCCAGAAGCACATACTATTGAGATTTTGAATATTCCAGTACCAGAGCTTGAAAAGGAAAACGAAGTGAAAGTAAAAATAAAGCGAGTAGGAATTTGTGGCTCGGATATGCACATTTACCATGGCACTAACCCACTTGCAACATACCCAAGAATTGTTGGACATGAAGTGACAGGGGAAATTGTTGAGGTTGGTTCTGTAGTTTCCAAAGTATTGGTTGGGGATCATGTTGTTATCGAGCCAATTACCTATTGTGGCGAATGCTATGCATGTAAAAGCGGAAGACCAAATGTATGTAAAGAAGTCTCTGTATTCGGTGTCCATGAAGATGGGGGCATGAGGGAATTTGTTGTTCTGGAAGATAGACAGGTTCATAAAGTAGATTCTAAGATTGACTGGGATGAGGCAGTAATGGCAGAGCCTTATACAATCGGTGCGCAAGCTACTTGGAGAGGAAATGTCGAGGAAGGACAAACTGTATTTATTCAAGGAGCTGGTCCTATCGGCATTACGGTTTTAAAATTAGCTAAGCTCCGTGGTGCGACTGTTATCATTTCTGATTTTACCAATGAACGTCTAGCATTTGCGAAAGAAAATGGAGCAGATTATACGATTAACCCATCTGAGGTAGATGTAAGCGATCAAATAAATGAAATTACAAACGGCGAAGGTGCAAATGTGGTGATTGATGCAGTTGGTGTCCCGCAAACATTCGAATTAGCTGTTGAAGTAGCATCCCCTGCAGGCAATGTCGTTACATTAGGGTTCAATGCAACTCCATCCTCAATTGCAATGATGCACATTACGAAAAAGGAACTGACAATCTCTGGTTCAAGGCTGCAGACAAATCAGTTTGCGAAAGTTGTTGAGCTGATTAATTCGAAAAAATTAACGCATAATGGCCTTGTGACCCATCGTTTCCATGTCGATCAAGTAAAAGAGGCATTTGCATTTGTGGAGAAAAACCCGGATAAAGTAAGAAAAGCAGTTATTGAATTTGAATGA
- a CDS encoding SDR family oxidoreductase — translation MSNLFDLTGKIAVAIGGNSTLGASMAKGLAAHGATVAIVGRNLEKAEAVVKDIEADGGSAKAFQADVSDLESVEKAAKDIETWSGGWDIVLNAPGKNSSTPFLELETDEWDDIMDVNLRGLVFSTQIFAKRMIEQQRKGSIINISSVSSTTPLSRVFTYSASKAGVNSVTQYLAKEFAPHGIRVNAIIPGFFPAEQNRKILDEARIESIMNHTPMERFGEPEELQGAAIYLASDKASGFVTGSLLRVDGGYGSMTI, via the coding sequence GTGAGTAATTTATTTGACTTAACAGGGAAAATCGCAGTTGCAATCGGTGGAAACAGTACGTTAGGTGCTTCCATGGCAAAAGGACTTGCTGCGCACGGGGCAACGGTAGCAATTGTTGGTCGTAATTTAGAAAAAGCTGAAGCAGTTGTAAAAGATATTGAGGCAGATGGTGGATCGGCAAAAGCCTTTCAAGCAGATGTCAGTGATTTGGAATCCGTAGAGAAAGCTGCAAAAGATATTGAAACATGGTCTGGTGGCTGGGATATCGTTTTAAACGCACCTGGTAAAAACAGCTCTACCCCATTCCTTGAACTTGAAACAGATGAGTGGGATGATATTATGGATGTTAACTTACGAGGACTTGTGTTTTCCACACAAATTTTTGCAAAGCGTATGATTGAGCAGCAACGTAAAGGTAGCATTATTAATATTTCATCTGTATCATCGACAACACCGTTGTCTCGTGTATTTACGTATTCAGCATCAAAGGCTGGGGTAAACAGTGTCACACAATATTTAGCGAAGGAATTTGCACCACATGGGATTCGTGTAAATGCAATTATTCCAGGTTTCTTCCCTGCAGAACAAAATCGTAAAATTTTGGATGAGGCTCGAATTGAATCAATTATGAATCATACACCAATGGAGCGATTCGGTGAACCAGAAGAACTGCAAGGTGCAGCAATTTACCTTGCATCCGATAAAGCATCAGGCTTTGTAACTGGATCTCTACTCCGTGTTGACGGTGGTTACGGAAGCATGACAATCTAA